GGATCTTTGGGTTACTGTTAATTGCCGTTTCTGCAAGGACTTCTTGAAATCCATGTGCAATACTCTCACCAGAGATTGATGGGACAAAATACACTGCATAACCACCATTCTCTCTAACGATTGCTGGAACACGTCTATGCTTAACATAATTGCCCACAGATTCAGTCATATTTAATGCTTCTACATTTATTGTAACTCTACCCCTAATGGACAGGAATATATCCCCCACCCTATACACCCCCCATCTTTTGAACTTTAAAACTTGCAGAATATGTAAGTGCTGTGGAAGCTATGAAAGATGTTAATTCTCTAAGCTCCCTTCTATCCTTCACATTGCTTAATTGCTGGATACAATTTTCTATCAAATTAAAATCCATACTCTTCAACTCACTAGCGGTTTTATCATATTCGAATTGAGCTTTCCTCATTAATGAATGTAGATCTCTAAGAGCTTCCCTCAAATAGAATATTGCTAAATCCTTTGATGGTGCATATGCCAACTTATCCACATAAGTATAGCTTTCCTCTTCAGCGATAAGTACACCCAGCATCCTCCCTACTTCTCTTAAACTTTTTATGTCCATAAAACAATTCACCAAATACTTTTAGTCTACTTTTACATATATCTTTTTCTATTTTCATATACAATCCCT
The genomic region above belongs to Candidatus Methanomethylicota archaeon and contains:
- a CDS encoding type I-A CRISPR-associated protein Csa5, producing MDIKSLREVGRMLGVLIAEEESYTYVDKLAYAPSKDLAIFYLREALRDLHSLMRKAQFEYDKTASELKSMDFNLIENCIQQLSNVKDRRELRELTSFIASTALTYSASFKVQKMGGV